CTCTGCACATCCATCGTGGCGGCAGAACGGTTCTGTGCAGCATTCGCGGCGTCAGTCGCGGTCTTATCAAGGCCCGCAGAAATCACGTTCATCATCTCAGTGCTATAACGCTGCAGTGAAGCGGCATCCGCCACAGGCTTACCGGCCTGCTCAAGGTTGACCAGTTTCACCATCACCGCCTGCTGATAGCCCTGCGGTTTAACCGAGATTTGATAACGGCCACGGTACTGCTCGTCTTCGTCCAGACGGTTCCAGTCAACCCAACCGGTTGTCAGCGTCTGGCTGGCATCATCACGTTTTTCAATCGTGTAGTTTTTAGACTGAATCACGCTGACCACCTGCGGCCACAGCGTATTTCCACGCCCGTTTTCCACCAGCAGCGTGGCGGTATCGCCCGCAAACTGGGTCCGGGCACCGGAAACCAGCGCCAGCGGCTGTGCCGGCGGACGGATATCCAACGCTTTCCCAACGGCACCGCTGCCGTTGGTGACCGGAATGTTGTAGTCGCTCGTGGTCACCGGCAGAATCATACCGGCAGGCGCATGAAGTTCAGCAAGCGGTGCGGCTTCCAGATAGGATTCATCACCACTCACCTGGCGCTTGTAGCGCGAGTCAGAACTACAGGCCGCGAGCAGCAAAACAAGCGAAACACCCGCAACCCTGGCCAGGCGCGACTTTTGTACTGAGTAAGCCATCAAATCTCCCTAAACTTTACAGCAAACCGGCATGCTTGAGCGCCGCTTTGACAATTTCACGACCATTGTCTGTGATGGGTGTCATCGGCAAGCGCAGCGTATCGGTCGCCACAAGGCCCAACGCCTTACATGCCCATTTCACTGGGATTGGGTTGGGTTCGACAAACAGTTTGTTATGTAACGGCATCAGACGCTGATTAATGGTACGCGCCTCGGCAAAACGCCCTTCCGCCGCCAGTTTGCACATTTCCGCCATATCACGCGCCGCAACGTTAGACGTCACGGAGATCACGCCATGACCGCCT
The sequence above is drawn from the Citrobacter amalonaticus genome and encodes:
- the bamC gene encoding outer membrane protein assembly factor BamC; translated protein: MAYSVQKSRLARVAGVSLVLLLAACSSDSRYKRQVSGDESYLEAAPLAELHAPAGMILPVTTSDYNIPVTNGSGAVGKALDIRPPAQPLALVSGARTQFAGDTATLLVENGRGNTLWPQVVSVIQSKNYTIEKRDDASQTLTTGWVDWNRLDEDEQYRGRYQISVKPQGYQQAVMVKLVNLEQAGKPVADAASLQRYSTEMMNVISAGLDKTATDAANAAQNRSAATMDVQSAADDTGLPMLVVRGPFNVVWQRLPAALEKVGMKVTDSTRSQGSMAVTYKPLSDSGWQELGARDPGLSSGDYKLQVGDLDNRSSLQFIDPKGHTLTQSQNDALVAIFQAAFSK